The proteins below are encoded in one region of Citrobacter enshiensis:
- the rffG gene encoding dTDP-glucose 4,6-dehydratase, translated as MKRILVTGGAGFIGSAVVRHIISNTSDAVVVVDKLTYAGNLMSLAPVAQNDRFAFEKVDICDRASLEKVFQQYQPDYVMHLAAESHVDRSIDGPAAFIETNIVGTYTLLEAARAYWNVLTDEKKSAFRFHHISTDEVYGDLHSADDFFTETTPYAPSSPYSASKASSDHLVRAWLRTYGLPTLITNCSNNYGPYHFPEKLIPLVILNALAGKPLPVYGNGQQIRDWLFVEDHARALYCVVTTGKVGETYNIGGHNERKNLDVVETICALLEELAPNKPHGVAHYRDLIAFVADRPGHDLRYAIDASKIARELGWMPQETFESGMRKTVQWYLANETWWKQVQDGSYQGERLGLKG; from the coding sequence ATGAAACGGATCCTGGTCACCGGTGGCGCCGGATTTATCGGCTCTGCTGTCGTGCGACATATTATCAGCAATACGTCTGATGCGGTGGTGGTAGTCGATAAACTCACCTACGCAGGAAACCTCATGTCGCTGGCTCCCGTGGCTCAAAATGACCGCTTTGCGTTTGAAAAAGTAGATATTTGTGATCGGGCTTCTCTTGAAAAAGTGTTCCAACAGTATCAGCCGGATTACGTTATGCATCTGGCGGCTGAAAGCCACGTAGACCGCTCCATTGATGGGCCGGCGGCGTTTATTGAAACCAACATCGTTGGGACTTATACGCTGTTGGAAGCGGCAAGAGCTTACTGGAACGTGCTGACCGATGAGAAAAAATCAGCGTTTCGCTTCCATCATATCTCCACTGATGAAGTCTACGGCGATCTGCACTCCGCGGATGATTTCTTCACCGAAACCACCCCGTATGCGCCGAGCAGCCCCTATTCTGCCTCGAAAGCCAGCAGCGACCATCTGGTACGCGCCTGGCTGCGTACCTATGGCCTGCCAACGCTGATTACCAACTGTTCCAATAACTACGGTCCTTACCACTTCCCGGAAAAACTGATCCCGCTGGTGATCCTCAACGCGCTGGCGGGAAAACCGCTGCCGGTGTATGGCAATGGACAGCAAATCCGCGACTGGCTTTTTGTGGAAGATCACGCTCGTGCGCTTTATTGCGTGGTGACCACCGGGAAAGTGGGTGAAACCTATAATATTGGTGGTCACAACGAGCGTAAGAATCTCGACGTGGTGGAAACTATTTGCGCGTTGCTGGAAGAGTTGGCACCGAACAAACCCCACGGCGTGGCGCACTATCGCGATCTGATCGCCTTTGTCGCCGACCGCCCGGGGCACGACCTGCGCTATGCCATTGATGCGTCGAAAATTGCCCGCGAACTTGGCTGGATGCCGCAGGAAACGTTTGAAAGCGGGATGCGTAAGACTGTGCAGTGGTATCTGGCTAATGAAACCTGGTGGAAACAGGTGCAGGACGGCAGTTATCAGGGTGAACGTTTAGGTCTGAAGGGCTAA
- the wecC gene encoding UDP-N-acetyl-D-mannosamine dehydrogenase — protein sequence MSFTTISVVGLGYIGLPTAAAFASRQKHVIGVDVNPHAVDTINRGEIHIVEPDLGSVVKTAVEGGYLRATTTPVEADAYLIAVPTPFKGDHDPDMVYVEAAAKSIAPVLKKGALVILESTSPVGATEQMAEWLAEMRPDLTFPQQAGEQAEVNIAYCPERVLPGQVMVELIKNDRVIGGMTPVCSARASELYNIFLEGECVVTNSRTAEMCKLTENSFRDVNIAFANELSLICAAQEINVWELIRLANRHPRVNILQPGPGVGGHCIAVDPWFIVAQNPQQARLIRTAREVNDGKPHWVVDQVKAAVADCLAATNKRASEVKIACFGLAFKPNIDDLRESPAMGIALNIAQWHAGETLVVEPNIHQLPKKLDGHCTLATLESALADADVLVMLVDHNDFKAIKGDAVHQQYVVDTKGVWR from the coding sequence ATGAGTTTTACGACCATTTCTGTTGTTGGGCTGGGATACATTGGACTGCCAACGGCAGCCGCCTTTGCTTCCCGCCAAAAGCATGTCATTGGCGTGGATGTTAACCCGCATGCGGTGGACACCATCAATCGCGGTGAGATCCATATCGTTGAACCGGACCTGGGCAGCGTCGTGAAAACGGCGGTTGAAGGGGGATATCTGCGTGCCACAACGACGCCTGTTGAAGCCGATGCCTATCTGATAGCGGTACCGACACCCTTCAAAGGCGATCATGACCCCGATATGGTGTATGTCGAGGCTGCGGCTAAGTCTATTGCGCCGGTACTGAAGAAAGGCGCGCTGGTGATCCTCGAGTCGACCTCTCCGGTCGGGGCGACGGAGCAGATGGCTGAGTGGCTGGCGGAAATGCGCCCTGATCTGACGTTCCCGCAGCAGGCGGGCGAGCAGGCAGAGGTGAATATTGCGTACTGTCCGGAGCGCGTGTTGCCGGGTCAGGTGATGGTGGAGCTGATCAAGAATGACCGCGTGATTGGCGGTATGACGCCCGTTTGCTCAGCGCGCGCCAGCGAACTCTACAACATCTTCCTTGAAGGCGAATGTGTGGTAACAAACTCCCGCACGGCAGAGATGTGTAAGCTGACCGAAAACAGTTTTCGTGATGTCAACATTGCATTCGCAAACGAACTGTCGCTCATTTGCGCCGCTCAGGAGATCAACGTCTGGGAACTGATTCGTCTGGCGAACCGCCATCCGCGCGTGAATATTCTCCAGCCTGGTCCTGGCGTCGGCGGGCACTGCATTGCCGTCGATCCGTGGTTTATCGTGGCGCAGAATCCACAGCAGGCGCGTCTTATCCGTACCGCCCGCGAAGTGAACGACGGTAAACCACATTGGGTGGTCGATCAGGTAAAAGCGGCAGTGGCGGATTGCCTGGCCGCAACGAATAAACGCGCCAGCGAAGTGAAAATTGCCTGCTTTGGTCTGGCATTTAAACCCAACATTGATGACCTGCGCGAAAGCCCGGCGATGGGAATTGCGTTGAACATTGCCCAGTGGCACGCGGGTGAAACGCTGGTGGTGGAGCCGAACATTCACCAGTTGCCGAAAAAACTGGATGGTCATTGTACTTTAGCCACGCTGGAAAGCGCGCTGGCCGACGCCGATGTGCTGGTGATGTTGGTTGATCACAACGACTTTAAAGCGATTAAAGGTGATGCGGTTCACCAGCAATACGTGGTGGATACCAAAGGAGTCTGGCGTTAA
- the wecB gene encoding non-hydrolyzing UDP-N-acetylglucosamine 2-epimerase: MKVLTVFGTRPEAIKMAPLVHALAKDPYFEAKVCVTAQHREMLDQVLNLFSIEPDYDLNIMQPGQGLTEITCRILEGLKPILADFKPDVVLVHGDTTTTIATSLAAFYQRIPVGHVEAGLRTGDLYSPWPEEANRTLTGHLAMYHFAPTENSRQNLLRENIPDNRIFVTGNTVIDALIWVRDRVLASDTLRAELAQQYPFLNNNKKMILVTGHRRESFGKGFEHICHALAEIAAANQDVQIVYPVHLNPNVSEPVNRILGHVENVVLIEPQDYLPFVWLMNHAWLILTDSGGIQEEAPSLGKPVLVMRETTERPEAITAGTVRLVGTDQQRIVEEVTRLLHDENEYQTMSRAHNPYGDGQACGRILHALKNNRVSL; the protein is encoded by the coding sequence GTGAAAGTACTGACTGTATTTGGCACGCGACCGGAGGCGATTAAAATGGCGCCTCTGGTTCATGCGCTGGCAAAAGACCCTTATTTTGAGGCCAAAGTGTGCGTCACTGCGCAGCATCGGGAGATGCTCGATCAAGTGTTAAACCTCTTTTCCATCGAACCTGACTACGATCTCAATATAATGCAACCGGGTCAGGGGCTAACGGAAATAACCTGTCGGATCCTGGAAGGATTAAAGCCTATCCTTGCTGACTTCAAGCCAGATGTGGTGCTGGTTCATGGCGATACGACAACGACGATTGCCACCAGTCTTGCCGCCTTTTACCAACGTATTCCGGTCGGGCATGTAGAGGCCGGATTGCGTACCGGCGATTTGTACTCCCCCTGGCCAGAAGAAGCCAACCGCACGTTGACCGGACACCTGGCGATGTATCATTTTGCGCCGACCGAAAACTCTCGCCAGAATTTGCTGCGCGAAAATATTCCTGATAATCGCATTTTCGTTACCGGTAATACCGTCATTGACGCGCTGATTTGGGTTCGTGACCGTGTTCTGGCGAGCGATACCTTACGGGCAGAACTGGCGCAGCAGTACCCTTTCCTCAACAACAATAAAAAAATGATCCTGGTAACAGGCCATCGTCGCGAAAGTTTTGGCAAGGGTTTTGAGCACATCTGTCATGCGTTGGCAGAGATTGCGGCCGCTAATCAGGATGTGCAGATTGTCTATCCGGTGCACCTGAATCCGAATGTCAGCGAACCGGTCAACCGCATTCTCGGTCACGTTGAAAATGTGGTTCTGATTGAACCGCAGGACTATTTGCCGTTCGTTTGGCTGATGAACCACGCCTGGTTGATCCTGACAGACTCAGGCGGTATTCAGGAAGAAGCACCATCCTTAGGTAAGCCTGTGCTGGTAATGCGTGAAACAACGGAACGACCTGAAGCCATTACTGCAGGTACGGTGCGTTTGGTTGGTACCGATCAGCAGCGTATTGTGGAAGAGGTCACACGCTTACTGCACGACGAAAATGAATATCAAACCATGAGCCGCGCCCATAATCCTTATGGTGACGGTCAGGCATGTGGCCGGATTTTGCACGCGTTAAAAAATAATCGGGTATCGCTATGA
- the wzzE gene encoding ECA polysaccharide chain length modulation protein, with translation MIQPLPGAHAVNAENELDIRGLFRTLWAGKLWIVGVALVFALVALAYTFFARQEWSTTAISDRPTVNMLGGYYSQQQFLRNLDVKASGAPPDQPSVMDEAYKEFVMQLASWDTRRDFWLQTDYYKQRMVGNSKADAAMLDEMINNILFTPGDVVRNTNDSVKLVAETAPDANNLLRQYVSFASQRAASHLNEELKGAWAARTVQMKAQVKRQEEVAKAIFSRRVHSIEQALKIAEQHNISRTSTDIPADELPDSELFLLGRPMLQARLENLQAVGPAFDLDYFQNRAMLNTLNVGPTLDPRFQTYRYLRTPEEPVKRDSPRRAFLMIMWGIVGGLIGAGVALTRRRTI, from the coding sequence ATGATACAACCATTACCGGGGGCACACGCTGTGAACGCTGAAAATGAGCTGGATATTCGTGGGTTGTTTCGTACCTTATGGGCTGGAAAACTATGGATTGTAGGAGTGGCGCTGGTATTTGCGCTGGTTGCGCTAGCCTACACTTTTTTTGCTCGCCAGGAGTGGAGCACAACTGCTATCTCAGACCGTCCAACCGTTAATATGCTGGGAGGGTATTATTCTCAGCAACAGTTCTTACGAAACCTGGACGTAAAGGCGAGCGGCGCGCCCCCCGATCAACCTTCAGTCATGGATGAAGCGTATAAAGAGTTCGTGATGCAGTTGGCCTCGTGGGATACGCGTCGCGATTTCTGGTTACAGACTGATTATTACAAGCAGCGCATGGTCGGAAACAGCAAGGCCGATGCGGCAATGCTTGATGAGATGATCAACAACATACTGTTTACACCTGGCGATGTTGTCCGCAATACCAATGACAGTGTGAAGCTGGTGGCAGAAACGGCTCCCGATGCCAATAATCTGCTGCGACAGTATGTCTCATTTGCCAGTCAGCGGGCGGCAAGTCACCTCAACGAAGAATTAAAAGGGGCATGGGCGGCGCGTACGGTCCAAATGAAAGCGCAGGTGAAACGCCAGGAAGAGGTCGCCAAAGCCATTTTCTCTCGTCGCGTTCACAGCATAGAACAAGCGCTTAAAATCGCAGAGCAACATAATATTTCTCGCACTTCTACCGATATTCCTGCCGATGAATTGCCCGATTCTGAGCTATTTTTGCTTGGACGTCCGATGTTGCAGGCTCGACTCGAAAACCTGCAGGCCGTCGGTCCCGCGTTCGATCTGGATTACTTCCAAAACCGGGCAATGTTGAACACACTGAATGTAGGTCCAACACTGGATCCGCGTTTTCAGACCTATCGTTATTTGCGTACGCCGGAAGAACCGGTAAAACGTGATAGCCCACGCCGTGCCTTCCTGATGATTATGTGGGGCATTGTGGGAGGGCTGATCGGTGCTGGTGTCGCACTAACCCGTCGCCGCACGATTTAG